GCCAGTTCATGGCCATCCGGCGTAACCAGCGCTACCCCTTCCTTGGGTGCAGTAATAGGAAAAGCGTGTACAGGTACGACTCCTTCATGCGTTTCGCCATCCGCGCCAGTAAATACTAATCGGCCAAATGTATTGCGTTTCAGTTGAAAATTAAGCATCTGAACCTCGATCTGTGTCGTCGATATCCGCATCTACATTTCGTGCCTGTGCCTGATAGAGACGGTAATAAGCGCCTTCACGCGCCATCAGTTCGTCATGGTTTCCTACCTCAACAACCTGACCATGGTCGAGCACGACCAACCTGTCAGCACGGCGCAAGGTGGAAAGCCGGTGAGCAATGGCGATGGTGGTTCGTCCCTTGACCAGATTATCCAGGGCTTTCTGAATTTCTTTCTCGGTAGTGGAATCAACCGAGGAAGTCGCTTCGTCCAGAATCAGAATTCGCGGATCAATCAAGAGCGCACGAGCAATGGAAATGCGCTGACGCTCTCCGCCTGACAGGGATTGACCGCGCTCGCCCACCATTGAGTCATAACCCTGAGGCAACCGCAGAATAAACTCATGGGCATGTGCAGCACGGGCAGCTGCGACGACTTCAGCACGGGTTGCGCCGGGCTTTCCATAGGCGATATTTTCAGCAATGGTACCGAAAAACAGGAATGGCTCCTGCAACACCAGACCTATATTGCGTCGATAATCGGATACGGCAATAGAACGAATATCTACGCCATCCAGTCGAATCGATCCCTCGGAAACATCATAAAAACGACAGATCAGATTTACCAGTGTACTTTTTCCCGATCCGCTGTGGCCTACCAGACCAATCATCTCACCCGGGGCAATATTCAGGTTAACCCCCTGGGTGACTGTTCGGTTGCCATAACGGAATCCGGCATTACGAATTTCTATCCCGCCCTTTACCTCTTCAAGGTGAATCGGGTTCGCTGTTTCAGGCACACTGGATACGTGATCGAGAATATCAAAAATACGTTTTGCCCCAGCGGCTGCCTTTTGAGTTACCGAAACAATTCGGCTCATGGAATCGAGCCGGGTATAAAAACGGCTGATATAGGCCAGAAAAGCAACCAGCACACCCACTGTAATATCATTACGAGAAACCTGCCAGATTCCAAAAGCCCATACCACCAGCAGCCCAATTTCAGTGAGCAGGGAAACGGTTGGGGTAAACAGCGACCAGATTTTATTCAATCTGTCATTCACAGCAAGATTATGCTGATTGGCCTCACGAAAGCGCGTTGCTTCCCGTTTTTCCTGCGCAAAAGCCTTGACTACCCGGATGCCGGGTATCGTATCCGCCAACACGTTGGTGACTTCTGACCAGACACGGTCAATCTTCTCAAAT
This genomic window from Sulfurirhabdus autotrophica contains:
- a CDS encoding cyanophycin metabolism-associated ABC transporter, with product MTTSSHISVPAGKTLPDSWRAGVESQLAHAEQVVAWFEVDLNELLHFTRGLVAVTNQRLLARMQDETTWRSWSFGEGLSLKRHDHAGVGRLELYDNTARLACWRYTLSQNTPSMRLVEHFDQQLTSVLTGQPVSQIETAVCPSCKAPLPPGQEKCPVCTKEIYTPPSTWTLFRLWRFTKPYSKQLLAGFLLTLASTAATLVPPYLTMPLMDKVLIPYQNGAPIDKGLVMLLLAGLLASALVAWSLGWARTYILALVSERIGADLRTTTYEHLMRLSLEYFGGKRTGDLMARIGSETDRICVFLSLHLLDFATDVLMIIMTAAILFSINPWLALVTLLPLPFIAWMIHVVRDKLRTGFEKIDRVWSEVTNVLADTIPGIRVVKAFAQEKREATRFREANQHNLAVNDRLNKIWSLFTPTVSLLTEIGLLVVWAFGIWQVSRNDITVGVLVAFLAYISRFYTRLDSMSRIVSVTQKAAAGAKRIFDILDHVSSVPETANPIHLEEVKGGIEIRNAGFRYGNRTVTQGVNLNIAPGEMIGLVGHSGSGKSTLVNLICRFYDVSEGSIRLDGVDIRSIAVSDYRRNIGLVLQEPFLFFGTIAENIAYGKPGATRAEVVAAARAAHAHEFILRLPQGYDSMVGERGQSLSGGERQRISIARALLIDPRILILDEATSSVDSTTEKEIQKALDNLVKGRTTIAIAHRLSTLRRADRLVVLDHGQVVEVGNHDELMAREGAYYRLYQAQARNVDADIDDTDRGSDA